One segment of Anguilla anguilla isolate fAngAng1 chromosome 1, fAngAng1.pri, whole genome shotgun sequence DNA contains the following:
- the LOC118237053 gene encoding NXPE family member 4-like: MDKQVLLTQEEIYITKTKITTADLPSAVGHRFRTWECTYSRKKLIFISLCALSLLFILSIWEQFKTPHKDMTVDEVIFSLSWPPSTSSFTSFNNSSSAQHSEVRLELPRAQYCVGDTLNVLVEMRNYAGCPKAYGGDFILARIHSPELQACASGEVTDLLSGSYRVRFRLFWPGEVHVSVRLIHSSEAVRVLQRDWMQDYGRALHKGTFISGEKRETSQCALRLSSDRPLCEYRKEEEGEYYACYKPQTLPCDSLTIMKSYMPPGPHRTKEEAQLLAQENTGIEIRNRFNPVTVFGCSDAAPRPTEKCVAGVNSPFPGGYFYSNRWSSSFCQTGPFLTEEAITRCLKGKTLYLLGDSTMRQWIEHLEGKLKGLRFKKVEDTSQLAVDAHNNITVLWVRHSHPWIGYREVNIKTSVPIPEVLDSIAVGGAQEDAIVVIGIGQHFRPYPPEVFIRRLQSIRRAILRLRAGNPQAKVIVKLENSRELESKLTQFSNWYGYMQNRAQREVFEDMNVALVDAWDMTVAANTFAVHPKRLIVSNEVAVALSFFCH, from the exons ATCACAACAGCAGACCTTCCATCAGCAGTTGGGCATCGTTTCAGAACATGGGAATGCACATATTCAAGAAAGAAATTGATATTCATATCTCTGTGTGCCCTAAGCCTTCTCTTCATACTATCAATATGG GAGCAATTTAAAACCCCCCACAAAGACATGACCGTAGATGAAGTAATATTCTCATTATCATGGCCTCCGTCAACTTCCAGCTTCACCTCTTTCAACAACTCTTCCAGTGCTCAGCACAGTGAGGTCAGGCTAGAGCTGCCTAGGGCCCAGTACTGTGTGGGGGACACGCTGAACGTGCTGGTGGAGATGAGGAACTATGCAGGGTGTCCAAAAGCCTATGGAGGAGACTTCATCCTGGCCCGGATCCACTCTCCAGAGCTCCAGGCATGTGCATCAGGAGAGGTCACTGACCTCCTCAGCGGCTCCTACCGCGTGCGTTTCCGCTTGTTTTGGCCCGGAGAGGTGCACGTCTCTGTGCGTCTGATCCACTCCTCTGAGGCAGTTAGGGTCCTCCAGAGAGACTGGATGCAGGACTACGGTAGGGCCCTGCACAAGGGAACCTTCATCAGTGGGGAAAAGAGGGAGACGTCTCAGTGCGCCCTCCGGCTGAGCTCAGACAGGCCCCTGTGTGAGtacaggaaggaggaggagggagaataTTACGCCTGCTACAAGCCCCAGACCCTTCCCTGTGACTCTCTGACCATCATGAAGTCCTACATGCCCCCAGGTCCTCATCGCACAAAGGAGGAAGCTCAGCTATTAGCCCA GGAAAACACAGGAATCGAAATAAGAAACAGATTCAACCCTGTGACAGTCTTTGGTTGTTCTG atgCAGCCCCCAGACCAACTGAAAAGTGTGTGGCAGGAGTGAATTCCCCTTTTCCTGGGGGATATTTCTATTCAAACAGGTGGTCTTCTTCCTTCTGTCAGACAGGCCCCTTCCTCACTGAAGAGGCCATTACCAGGTGCTTAAAGGGAAAGACTCTCTACCTATTGGGTGACTCCACTATGCGTCAGTGGATAGAGCATTTGGAAGGAAAGCTGAAAG GCCTGAGATTCAAAAAAGTGGAGGATACATCACAGTTGGCTGTTGATGCCCATAACAACATCACTGTCCTGTGGGTAAGGCATTCTCATCCCTGGATTGGCTATCGTGAAGTCAACATAAAGACATCAGTCCCCATCCCAGAAGTACTGGATAGCATAGCAGTTGGTGGTGCACAGGAGGATGCGATAGTGGTCATTGGGATTGGGCAGCATTTCCGGCCCTACCCCCCTGAAGTCTTTATCCGAAGGCTACAAAGTATCCGGCGGGCGATCCTGAGGTTACGAGCCGGCAACCCCCAGGCAAAAGTCATTGTAAAGCTGGAGAACAGCAGGGAGCTGGAGTCAAAGCTGACACAGTTCAGTAACTG GTATGGCTACATGCAGAACCGGGCTCAGAGGGAGGTGTTCGAGGACATGAATGTGGCTCTGGTGGATGCCTGGGACATGACTGTGGCCGCCAACACTTTTGCCGTCCACCCTAAAAGACTCATTGTCTCTAATGAGGTGGCTGTGGCCCTGTCGTTCTTCTGTCATTAG